In a genomic window of Styela clava chromosome 11, kaStyClav1.hap1.2, whole genome shotgun sequence:
- the LOC120347291 gene encoding bone morphogenetic protein receptor type-1B-like, translated as MDSIPGDLNLVDDIAKEPYQAMFCRCIDACTNGEYNSTCELKPKSKCYRKLELIDGAEIETAGCLSSLELHIDQCNQAAKPDFVQPTDFQCCWDSDYCNDHLNMKLPTHNTEGPDSTSDPNVTVIMIVSVLLAFAVGVFIITVCCIRFKQREKKLKREIDAESDKYGMNTKNLKDLVEEYSTPCSSGSGIPLLVQRTIARQIEILRELGRGRYGTVMLGKWRDEYVAVKSFNSTEEKSWARETEIYQTVLLRHENVLCFVASDINGNGAWTELYIITDYHANGSLYDYLQGRSLSLQSALQLAHTAASGLTHLHTEVIGTVTQGNSENQCKPGIAHRDIKSRNILVKNSGDCCIADMGFAVIYSSSKEDGNGKLDKGHYKKSRKQGTKRYMSPEVLSSMINEDSFDAFKASDVYSFALVLWEILNCTTVEGLMGEYRLPYYDDVGNDPDFEEMRKVVDVDNIRPEISSVYMEHPVLSRFAEVVSESWVKRPDSRLTMLRIRKTLSILRHGPLEDNPPIITDYHPTNGFTYISDRSNSSGFPTQSNDFYPLKLQPKDRGTPPGEYEQRVGGYSYDPQLHNGSHRLVSNGYSDSFGSV; from the exons CCAAATGCTACAGAAAATTGGAACTTATTGATGGAGCTGAAATTGAGACTGCTGGTTGTCTGTCTTCTCTGGAACTCCACATCGATCAGTGTAAT CAAGCCGCGAAACCTGATTTTGTACAACCAACTGATTTTCAATGTTGCTGGGATAGCGATTACTGCAATGATCATTTAAATATGAAACTACCGACACATAACACAGAAGGGCCAG attCAACTTCAGATCCTAATGTCACTGTCATTATGATCGTATCAGTTTTGCTCGCATTTGCAGTTGGTGTCTTTATCATTACTGTTTGTTGCATACG ATTTAAACAAAGAGAAAAGAAATTGAAACGAGAAATTGATGCAGAAAGTGACAAATATGGAATGAATACCAAGAATTTAAAAGATCTTGTCGAGGAATATTCAACACCATGTTCATCTGGATCAGGAATTCCGTTGCTGGTTCAACGTACAATTGCAAGGCAGATTGAAATATTGCGAGAATTAGGAAGAGGAAGATATGGCACT GTGATGCTTGGAAAATGGAGAGATGAATATGTTGCTGTCAAGAGTTTTAATTCAACGGAAGAAAAAAGTTGGGCAAGAGAGACTGAAATCTATCAAACTGTTTTGTTGAGACATGAGAATGTCCTGT GTTTTGTTGCATCTGATATCAATGGAAACGGAGCATGGACCGAACTCTACATTATTACTGATTATCATGCAAATGGTTCATTATATGACTACCTACAGGGACGATCGCTTAGTTTACAAAGTGCTCTGCAATTGGCCCATACAGCTGCGAGTG GTCTAACTCATCTCCATACTGAAGTGATTGGTACAGTAACTCAGGGCAATTCTGAAAATCAATGTAAACCTGGGATTGCACATCGAGATATCAAGTCCAGGAATATTCTGGTGAAAAATAGTGGGGATTGCTGCATTGCTGATATGGGATTTGCAGTTATTTATTCAAG TTCCAAAGAAGATGGCAATGGAAAACTTGACAAGGGTCATTATAAGAAATCTCGTAAACAAGGTACAAAGAGATACATGTCTCCTGAAGTTTTGAGTTCAATGATAAATGAAGATTCTTTCGATGCTTTCAAGGCTTCTGATGTCTACAGTTTTGCTCTCGTTTTATGGGAGATTCTAAATTGCACAACTGTGGAAG GTTTGATGGGTGAATACAGATTGCCTTATTACGATGATGTGGGCAACGATCCTGACTTTGAAGAAATGAGAAAAGTAGTCGATGTTGATAATATTAGACCTGAAATATCATCAGTTTATATGGAACATCCA GTTTTGTCTCGTTTTGCTGAAGTAGTGTCCGAGAGTTGGGTGAAGCGTCCGGATTCAAGATTAACCATGTTACGAATTCGAAAAACTCTTTCCATTCTTCGACACGGACCTCTCGAAGATAATCCGCCCATTATCACAGACTATCATCCAACCAATGGATTTACATATATTTCAGACAGATCAAATAGCTCAGGTTTTCCAACACAAAGTAATGATTTTTATCCATTAAAACTTCAACCGAAAGATCGGGGCACTCCACCCGGAGAATACGAGCAAAGAGTCGGCGGATATAGTTATGATCCACAGTTACATAATGGTAGTCATAGGCTCGTTAGTAACGGATATAGCGACAGTTTCGGCTCTGTGTAA